One window of the Cryptomeria japonica chromosome 7, Sugi_1.0, whole genome shotgun sequence genome contains the following:
- the LOC131040411 gene encoding enoyl-CoA delta isomerase 2, peroxisomal, with protein sequence MDTYDSNGEDRWKDDEVGVEDDGGENEYNNDNPIHSASPDNYNNKPIVDVEDKDNEDKDVNSEREENKEPEQDLTKDSLSEDKESVGDGEHRFNPKFMDSIISAIDHVNLNAHQASAIIITNDGKYFSNGLDLEWISLDKEIRTPAVRNKFIELLAAVMSLKLPSIAAICGHACAAGFIFALAHDYRFMRNDRGFLYMSEVDVGMTITPSVMSVIRSKVDSRHLTEVMLGGLKYRAQEALGKVLVDSWHGSSDETLDAAINAAVELGKRNWKGEVYLGLRLGAFPEAAEKLGIQSASALPSRL encoded by the exons ATGGATACATATGATTCTAATGGTGAAGACAGATGGAAAGATGATGAGGTGGGTGTAGAGGATGATGGTGGTGAGAATGAGTATAATAATGACAACCCAATCCACAGTGCTAGCCCTGACAATTACAACAACAAACCTATAGTGGATGTGgaagacaaggataatgaggataaagatgtgaattctgagagggaggaGAACAAGGAACCTGAGCAGGATTTGACTAAGGAtagtttaagtgaggataaggaaagtgttg GTGATGGAGAGCATCGCTTTAACCCTAAATTCATGGACTCCATTATTTCTGCAATTGATCATGTAAATCTTAATGCTCACCAAGCCTCTGCAATCATCATAACAAATGACGGCAAATACTTTTCTAACGGCCTCGATCTCGAATGGATCTCGCTCGACAAGGAGATTCGAACCCCGGCCGTCCGCAACAAATTCATCGAGCTCTTGGCCGCCGTCATGAGCTTAAAATTGCCGTCAATTGCCGCGATCTGTGGCCACGCTTGTGCAGCTGGATTCATTTTCGCCCTGGCTCACGACTATAGGTTCATGAGAAACGACCGAGGGTTTCTGTACATGAGCGAGGTCGATGTCGGGATGACTATTACCCCGTCGGTCATGTCTGTCATCAGAAGCAAAGTTGATTCGCGTCATTTGACGGAAGTTATGCTTGGCGGCCTCAAGTACAGAGCACAAGAAGCCCTCGGAAAGGTTTTGGTGGATTCGTGGCATGGTAGTTCTGATGAAACCCTAGATGCCGCCATTAATGCTGCCGTTGAGCTTGGTAAACGGAATTGGAAAGGGGAAGTCTACCTGGGGCTCAGACTCGGCGCATTTCCAGAAGCTGCAGAGAAGCTTGGAATCCAAAGTGCTTCTGCACTTCCTTCCAGATTGTGA